A single window of Bacteroidota bacterium DNA harbors:
- a CDS encoding TonB-dependent receptor: protein MSLRALIFLLLPFLSFGQKLKDTLEGNSVEEVVITGTLKEISKDDSPVNIDIITPKLFQKTATPNLFEATSLVNGVKPQINCNVCNTGDIHINGMEGPYTLILIDGMPIVSGLSSVYGLMGIPASMIERLEIAKGPAGALYGSEAMGGTINLITKNASLAPKFYADYFGTSYLENNLDISTKLKLGKKANWLIGANAYWYDTPSDINNDGFTDVTLQKRISGFNKINFSRKENREASIAARYVYEDRWGGQTNWDKEFRGGDSVYGESIFTNRAEVIAKYQWPTQERIMTQLSYNFHDQDSYYGTTPFMAFQSTAFAQTYWNKTLGRKKRHDALVGIAYKNLWYDDSTPITEVNEQSHTAGLFLQDEITLDSLSKHKLLLGFRGDYNNVYNFIPSPRVAYKWAPTYKFIFRLNAGTGFRIVNVFTEDHAALTGARKVEFIDKIKPEQSYNATLNFIYKMKASKSSMIIWDASVFYYYFTNKIVANYDLDPDKVIYNNLTGYAYSQGASLNASLASPGNFKFNIGATYSDVQNINKDSAGKEMASWQLQSPRWSGNIIIGYNIPTQNIKIDLTGNWYGPQRLPVLPNDYRPQFSPWFCLLNAQISKSVKDKFEIYAGAKNILNFVPENPIMRPHDPFDKTANDVVTNPNGYTFDPTYNYAPVQGLRFYIGFRLTIN, encoded by the coding sequence GTGAGTTTAAGAGCACTAATATTCCTTTTATTACCTTTTTTGTCTTTTGGTCAGAAGTTAAAAGACACACTGGAAGGCAATTCTGTAGAAGAGGTTGTAATTACCGGAACGCTAAAGGAAATTAGTAAAGACGACAGCCCGGTAAATATTGATATCATCACTCCTAAACTTTTCCAGAAAACAGCCACGCCTAATTTGTTTGAAGCTACTTCTTTGGTTAATGGCGTTAAACCGCAAATTAATTGTAATGTGTGTAATACCGGCGATATTCATATAAACGGAATGGAGGGCCCCTATACGTTGATTTTAATTGATGGGATGCCTATAGTAAGCGGACTTTCCTCCGTATATGGTTTAATGGGAATTCCGGCAAGTATGATTGAGAGATTGGAAATTGCAAAAGGTCCGGCCGGCGCGCTTTACGGTTCTGAAGCGATGGGAGGAACTATAAATTTAATTACCAAAAACGCATCCCTTGCACCAAAGTTTTATGCCGACTATTTCGGAACTTCTTATCTCGAAAACAATTTAGACATCAGCACCAAACTCAAATTAGGAAAAAAAGCGAACTGGCTAATCGGCGCAAATGCTTATTGGTATGATACACCTTCTGATATAAACAACGATGGGTTTACGGATGTGACCTTGCAAAAGCGCATCTCAGGATTTAATAAAATTAATTTTAGCAGGAAAGAAAATCGTGAAGCAAGCATAGCCGCACGGTATGTGTATGAAGACCGCTGGGGCGGACAAACTAATTGGGATAAAGAATTCAGAGGAGGCGACAGTGTTTACGGCGAAAGTATTTTCACCAACCGAGCAGAAGTAATTGCTAAATACCAATGGCCTACGCAAGAAAGAATCATGACGCAACTTTCATATAATTTTCACGATCAGGATTCTTATTATGGAACAACGCCTTTTATGGCATTTCAGTCAACGGCATTTGCTCAAACCTACTGGAATAAAACGCTAGGCAGAAAAAAGAGACATGATGCTTTGGTGGGGATAGCTTATAAAAATTTATGGTATGATGACAGTACACCAATAACAGAAGTAAACGAACAATCGCACACAGCAGGTTTATTTCTCCAAGACGAAATCACCCTTGATTCATTAAGTAAACATAAATTGTTATTAGGCTTCAGGGGCGACTACAACAACGTATATAATTTTATTCCCTCTCCGCGCGTTGCGTATAAGTGGGCACCGACATATAAATTTATTTTTCGCTTAAATGCGGGTACCGGATTTAGAATTGTAAATGTGTTTACCGAAGATCACGCAGCATTAACAGGCGCGCGCAAAGTAGAATTCATAGATAAAATAAAGCCCGAGCAATCGTATAATGCCACGCTTAATTTTATTTACAAAATGAAAGCAAGTAAAAGCTCAATGATTATTTGGGACGCATCAGTGTTCTATTATTACTTCACCAATAAAATTGTTGCTAATTATGATTTGGATCCGGATAAAGTCATTTACAACAATCTAACGGGTTACGCGTATTCACAGGGAGCCTCCTTAAACGCTTCGTTGGCTAGTCCGGGAAATTTTAAGTTTAATATTGGCGCAACGTATTCAGATGTTCAAAACATCAACAAAGATTCAGCAGGAAAAGAAATGGCGTCCTGGCAATTGCAATCGCCACGCTGGAGCGGAAACATCATTATTGGTTATAACATACCTACACAAAACATAAAAATTGATTTAACAGGCAATTGGTACGGACCGCAACGCCTGCCTGTTTTGCCGAATGATTACCGTCCGCAATTTTCTCCTTGGTTTTGTTTGTTAAACGCGCAAATATCAAAATCGGTGAAGGATAAATTTGAAATATATGCCGGCGCAAAAAACATTTTGAATTTCGTTCCCGAAAATCCAATCATGAGGCCACACGATCCCTTTGATAAAACAGCAAACGACGTAGTTACAAATCCAAACGGATATACCTTCGATCCTACGTATAATTACGCACCCGTACAGGGTTTGCGTTTTTATATCGGCTTTCGTTTAACAATCAATTAA
- a CDS encoding TPM domain-containing protein, with product MLKRICYLLLFIPFFLRAQYPAQPSNYVTDEAGVMSAEQQSELNAKLSAFEDSTSNQIFVYVTASLNGADLQTLSQEIFHNWKIGKEGKNNGVLIAVFVDDRKFRIQTGYGMEGVLPDLLTKRIQDEYMRPYFKEKDYYSGINAGIDQLIYFSKHEYKPEETAVNSEEAWPAWMSWVLGYAFNFIFLVLYIRNVLRPKKLSKKQKKKKQTGNVAKVIFITIAIILALFPCVGAIILFFMFIATSNINFSSGGSYSGSTYDSSSSWSSSDSSSSWSSSDSSSSFDGGGGGDSGGGGSSSDW from the coding sequence ATGTTAAAACGCATCTGTTATTTACTTTTATTTATTCCTTTTTTCTTACGGGCACAGTATCCCGCTCAACCCTCTAATTATGTAACAGATGAAGCCGGCGTAATGAGCGCGGAACAGCAAAGCGAGTTGAATGCTAAGTTGAGCGCATTTGAAGACAGCACGAGCAATCAGATATTTGTATACGTCACTGCCAGTTTAAATGGCGCCGATTTACAGACTCTCTCACAAGAAATATTTCACAATTGGAAAATAGGCAAAGAGGGTAAAAACAACGGTGTGCTTATAGCGGTTTTTGTTGACGACCGAAAATTTAGAATACAAACCGGATACGGAATGGAAGGCGTATTACCGGATTTATTAACGAAGCGTATTCAAGACGAGTACATGCGTCCGTATTTTAAAGAAAAGGACTATTACTCCGGCATCAATGCAGGGATTGACCAACTTATTTACTTTAGTAAACACGAATATAAGCCTGAAGAGACGGCGGTGAATTCGGAAGAGGCGTGGCCGGCTTGGATGAGCTGGGTGTTGGGCTATGCGTTTAATTTTATTTTTCTGGTTCTTTATATTAGAAATGTTTTACGACCAAAGAAGCTTTCTAAGAAGCAAAAGAAGAAAAAACAAACAGGCAATGTGGCAAAGGTGATCTTTATTACGATTGCGATCATTTTAGCTTTATTTCCATGTGTCGGAGCTATCATTTTATTTTTTATGTTCATTGCCACCTCTAATATCAATTTTTCCAGCGGCGGTTCTTATAGCGGCAGCACATACGATTCATCCTCATCATGGAGCAGCTCCGACTCTTCTTCTTCCTGGAGTAGTTCCGATTCTTCGTCGAGTTTTGATGGCGGCGGCGGTGGCGATTCCGGCGGTGGCGGAAGCAGCAGTGACTGGTAA
- a CDS encoding metal-dependent transcriptional regulator, with protein MLKTSDQKYLRAIYAISHTEKNNKVSLSDLAYYLDLKPPTVLERLLVLVKEKLITYNKIEGAQLTRNGEKEALSVIRKHRIWETFLHKVCKFGWNEVHEMAEQLQNVNSEKLIDRIYTLSGEPKFDPHGDPIPDKSGKLPVSVRRPLLNSVEGCKCTVLGVNEDSAEFLNYLTDLKIGLNEKLSVEKIFLFDGSVKVKYKNGENAVLSSKVAEKIMVSCNKPGCACKN; from the coding sequence ATGTTAAAGACATCCGACCAAAAATATTTACGGGCTATTTATGCCATTAGTCACACCGAAAAAAACAATAAAGTTAGCCTGAGTGATTTGGCTTATTATCTTGATTTAAAACCACCGACCGTTCTCGAAAGGCTTCTGGTTTTGGTAAAAGAAAAACTAATTACGTATAACAAGATTGAAGGCGCGCAACTAACGCGTAATGGTGAGAAAGAGGCATTAAGCGTCATCCGCAAACACCGGATTTGGGAAACCTTTTTGCACAAGGTGTGTAAGTTTGGCTGGAATGAGGTTCACGAAATGGCGGAGCAATTACAAAATGTGAATTCCGAAAAACTGATTGACAGAATTTACACGCTGAGCGGCGAGCCTAAGTTTGATCCGCACGGTGACCCCATTCCTGATAAAAGTGGAAAATTACCGGTGAGTGTTCGACGACCATTACTAAACAGTGTTGAGGGTTGTAAATGCACAGTGCTTGGTGTAAATGAAGACAGCGCGGAGTTCTTGAATTATTTAACTGATTTAAAAATCGGACTCAACGAAAAGTTAAGTGTCGAAAAAATATTTTTATTTGATGGCTCTGTAAAAGTAAAATATAAGAATGGTGAGAATGCCGTTCTTTCCTCAAAAGTCGCTGAAAAAATAATGGTGAGTTGTAACAAGCCCGGTTGTGCTTGCAAAAACTAG
- a CDS encoding DUF2490 domain-containing protein has protein sequence MLPQIQFSQNNKQHYYHNNGWFMYFGNHAFSKHIGLHAEVQWRRHNIVLEPQQLLLRGGINFYTGQNSFFTLGYAYIETYPYGELPSPITFPEHRIWQQFQTKLMLKRIEMISRFRLEQRYVHAPTINVHTGKFETGDGVYTNRFRLLTRFSLPINKKEIIDHAIYISAYDELFVNFGKNVGLNVFDQNRAYFALGYKVPVVGRVELGYLYQTIIKSDGIKIENNHTLQVSITNNLSFKKKSG, from the coding sequence TTGTTACCACAAATTCAGTTTTCTCAAAACAACAAGCAACATTATTATCATAACAATGGATGGTTCATGTATTTTGGCAACCATGCGTTCTCAAAACATATCGGCCTTCATGCTGAGGTTCAGTGGCGCCGACATAATATTGTTTTAGAGCCGCAACAATTATTATTACGTGGCGGAATTAATTTTTACACAGGGCAAAATTCTTTTTTCACACTAGGCTACGCGTACATAGAGACATATCCTTACGGTGAGTTGCCCTCCCCAATTACTTTTCCTGAGCATAGAATTTGGCAACAGTTTCAGACGAAGTTGATGTTAAAGAGAATAGAAATGATAAGTCGCTTTCGTCTCGAACAACGGTATGTACACGCGCCAACGATTAATGTTCACACCGGAAAATTTGAAACAGGCGATGGGGTATATACAAACCGCTTCCGCTTACTTACCCGCTTCTCCTTACCAATAAACAAAAAAGAAATTATTGACCACGCAATATATATTAGTGCCTACGACGAACTGTTTGTGAATTTTGGTAAAAACGTGGGGCTGAATGTTTTTGATCAGAACCGCGCGTATTTCGCACTGGGATATAAAGTGCCGGTAGTAGGACGCGTTGAATTGGGCTATCTGTATCAGACAATAATAAAGAGCGACGGAATTAAAATAGAGAATAATCACACCTTACAAGTTAGTATTACTAACAATCTTTCTTTTAAAAAGAAATCCGGCTAG
- a CDS encoding TonB-dependent receptor codes for MYKLIFIFLFICSFVFSQNDSLMADSAQSKKQINLNEIEVNAQKDNSFGISRLNNIEGTSVYAGKKTEAVYLEDLNANLAANNSRQVFSKVAGINIFENDGSGTTIGIGGRGLNPNRISNFNTRQNGYDISADALGYPESYYTPPTEAIERIEILRGAASLQYGTQFGGMINYRFREAPEAKKISGNFRQTGGTYGFLNSFNQLSGTVSKVSYNGFYQYKHYDGWRSRSTVNSHNAFGALKFKVNERFFIKTEYTFLNLLSQQPGGLTDKQFEKDPSTVTRQRNWFSVKWNLASLTADYRITDFTRVNLMVFGLSAGRDALGFLGRADRNDDTTTNRTLLSDTYQNFGAELRVLHRYLTLGNNSHLLIGARYYSGNTVRKQGDANKNNTPDFYFLNPDNLENSSYVFPSSNYAFFAENVFQLTPKWNITPGIRYESINTASEGYYRLLNKDLAGNVLLDMKVTDNRSNSRHFVLLGIGTQLKLNSGIDLYANFSQNYRSINFNDMRVANPNFQVDPNLKDEKGFTADAGFRGAIKNILYFDLSVFCLEYKDRIGTVLGVDSINYTVVRYRTNVSDSRNIGVELFAEVDWIKLINRNSKHKLTTFINAAYTTATYINSEQTAYLNKKVEYVPDIIIRAGLTYAYKKFSATILNAYTSQQFSEATNSMASASGIYGIIPAYNVLDFSAGYSQKNWGVFAGINNVGNSVYFSRRAEGYPGPGIIPGDPINAYCTLQFKF; via the coding sequence ATGTACAAGTTAATTTTCATATTTCTTTTTATTTGTTCATTTGTGTTTTCTCAAAACGATTCTTTAATGGCTGATTCTGCTCAGTCAAAAAAGCAAATTAACCTGAATGAAATTGAAGTCAATGCCCAAAAGGATAATTCTTTCGGAATATCTCGTTTAAATAACATAGAAGGAACATCTGTTTATGCGGGAAAAAAAACGGAAGCCGTCTACCTCGAAGATTTAAATGCAAATTTAGCCGCTAACAATAGCCGTCAGGTTTTTTCTAAGGTGGCCGGAATTAATATTTTTGAGAACGATGGTTCGGGAACCACCATCGGAATTGGCGGCCGCGGATTAAATCCTAATCGTATTTCAAACTTTAACACTCGTCAAAATGGATACGATATCTCTGCCGACGCGTTGGGGTATCCTGAAAGTTATTATACACCCCCAACAGAAGCGATTGAACGAATTGAAATATTAAGAGGAGCCGCGAGTTTGCAATACGGAACGCAGTTCGGCGGCATGATTAACTATAGATTTAGGGAAGCTCCTGAAGCAAAAAAAATTTCTGGAAATTTTCGTCAAACGGGAGGGACTTACGGATTTTTAAATTCGTTTAATCAATTATCAGGAACGGTTTCAAAAGTTTCCTATAATGGGTTTTATCAGTATAAACATTATGACGGATGGCGTTCACGCTCTACTGTAAATAGCCATAATGCTTTTGGCGCATTGAAATTTAAAGTTAACGAGCGTTTTTTTATTAAGACGGAGTATACTTTTTTAAATCTTTTAAGTCAGCAGCCCGGTGGATTAACAGACAAGCAATTTGAGAAAGATCCTTCAACCGTAACGCGACAACGAAATTGGTTTTCTGTTAAGTGGAATCTTGCATCACTGACTGCCGACTATAGAATAACAGATTTCACCCGAGTAAACCTAATGGTTTTTGGTTTATCGGCGGGACGAGATGCTTTGGGGTTCTTAGGGCGAGCTGACAGAAACGACGATACAACCACCAACAGGACTTTATTAAGCGACACATATCAAAATTTTGGTGCAGAGCTTAGGGTATTACATCGCTATTTAACTTTAGGAAATAACTCTCACTTATTAATTGGCGCAAGATACTATAGTGGAAATACCGTAAGAAAGCAAGGTGACGCAAACAAAAATAATACACCGGATTTTTACTTTTTAAATCCGGATAATTTAGAAAATTCTTCCTATGTTTTTCCCTCGTCTAATTACGCTTTTTTTGCAGAGAATGTTTTTCAGTTAACCCCAAAGTGGAACATAACTCCCGGAATACGATATGAAAGTATTAACACTGCTTCCGAGGGATATTATCGTTTACTCAATAAAGATTTAGCAGGCAATGTTTTGTTGGATATGAAAGTAACAGACAACAGAAGCAATTCACGACATTTTGTATTATTAGGAATAGGAACACAATTAAAGCTGAATAGCGGAATTGACCTCTATGCTAATTTTAGTCAGAACTATCGATCTATAAACTTTAATGATATGCGTGTTGCAAACCCAAATTTTCAAGTGGATCCAAACTTAAAAGACGAAAAAGGGTTTACGGCCGATGCGGGTTTTCGGGGTGCAATTAAAAATATATTGTATTTTGACTTAAGTGTTTTTTGTTTGGAGTATAAAGATCGTATTGGTACGGTACTTGGCGTTGATTCTATAAATTACACGGTGGTTCGCTATAGAACAAATGTAAGCGATAGTCGTAATATTGGGGTTGAATTATTCGCGGAAGTAGATTGGATAAAATTAATCAATCGTAACAGCAAACATAAACTTACAACATTTATCAACGCGGCATACACAACGGCTACCTATATAAATAGTGAGCAAACAGCGTATTTAAATAAAAAAGTAGAGTATGTACCCGATATTATTATTAGAGCGGGACTGACTTATGCGTATAAAAAATTTAGCGCAACAATATTAAACGCGTATACTTCGCAACAATTTTCAGAAGCAACAAACTCTATGGCTTCTGCTTCCGGAATTTACGGGATTATTCCCGCATATAATGTGCTTGATTTTTCTGCGGGCTATAGCCAAAAAAACTGGGGAGTTTTTGCAGGTATCAATAACGTAGGAAATTCAGTCTATTTTTCACGAAGGGCGGAAGGATACCCCGGACCGGGAATAATACCGGGCGACCCAATAAACGCGTATTGTACTCTACAATTCAAATTCTAA
- a CDS encoding caspase family protein, whose protein sequence is MRKLFLLLFLVPLFTFSQLKDIKIIIPKDFGYSYFDFVQFLPGEKHFAVCSNALTIFNTETSEVIDEIDLPYLAKNLSINPAGDLLMVCANNELIIFSFKEQKLQTIFKTNSAELIKGLPNSDYYGALHISGCFFTGKGNLIYVSVGTFTLIYDFENKKAISSHAFPVADYMYHAAPYIKGEEAILAKSSGTVTSIIKQSLSNLTQTTTVIEDIGSVSKYKIRDSLLMCTTSDNFFALNLTNNKIVYEVMMPKKYTAYYNTTQQQYLRKPRALSTNVDEKTLADDYIYDMDLWPGTSQLVCLTMKGIKFVDMPKKTLVKTSEGIFTNLKFSSEGRRLITNGFTSYKALRVYRPDNMQIISERAAMDNPIYFADVSPNKRWLYTKGLSTAYLWDLNNFSKYAEIKDISNNDTSSVYNLFFLNDSEIVVNSGRAYPNFNLNIYNIAKKKYTRTIKKNITASTSGFKNGEFYYADFTSLHIINLKTMAEEKYEGMFSLAANNLYKIISFTKDLVFVPGAGNYKIINRKTKATEFESQTWSMTAPVIISPDNKSIYTSAQINKKKNFNGYESEVPTNAIVKIDMVSKKIVRDYAESYYPYDFLLKEDGKKIGIWYIKYDIANYNSEYKETVYSEYETESGKELFTKTLAKTPDIIPFHTTSESGKYFALSDALGKQFKIYNSNAEEVYDLSESNILMPKCFFIEEQDKVIVTGMSTSLATFIDLKNKKVIGQIANALNDNYFIITPELHYMGSKDFIKNMRFKYKSEMFSFEQFDAYLNQPHQVLRSFGCNDSALIKAYETAYTKRMKVLGIAPGSKINFTAHPDFQYINLNEESAGKINFSVSLNKGQGKLKQITVLNNGTQVYTESINESSASHYEKTISLETASGINRFEFIARDENGLESPRTVRLYNNTKEVKPNLYMVVVASEKFKNTDFDLSYAVKDASDMANMMSNSKSFGKIEIKKLFNQSFTTDSVKQLKTFFDKANINDVVMVFFAGHGYLDEDFSYYFPTYYTDFSDPKINSVAFKEFEKLFTQMKPIRKLMFIDACFSGEVDEDIYNEDGGEQKKNKDGRDVRIAGKAFTQTTAMEMSKAIFSDLRQNSGATIISSAGGTEAAFEGEKWKNGLFTHCVLEGLSNFKADNNHDKKITLSELQKFVAEEVNNLSGGKQTPTYRMENTVLDYQLW, encoded by the coding sequence ATGCGGAAATTATTCCTTTTACTTTTCCTAGTTCCTTTATTTACCTTTTCTCAATTAAAGGATATAAAAATTATAATTCCAAAGGATTTTGGCTACAGTTACTTCGATTTTGTTCAGTTTCTACCAGGAGAAAAGCATTTTGCGGTATGCTCCAACGCTCTTACAATATTTAATACGGAAACATCCGAGGTAATTGATGAAATTGATTTGCCCTATCTTGCCAAAAACTTATCTATCAATCCTGCCGGTGATTTACTGATGGTTTGCGCCAACAACGAACTCATCATTTTTTCGTTTAAAGAGCAAAAGCTTCAAACAATTTTCAAAACCAATAGTGCCGAATTAATAAAAGGACTTCCGAACAGCGATTACTATGGTGCCCTTCACATCAGTGGTTGTTTCTTTACAGGGAAAGGAAATCTAATTTATGTAAGTGTTGGCACCTTTACGCTTATCTACGATTTTGAAAATAAAAAAGCGATAAGCTCTCATGCGTTTCCTGTTGCCGATTATATGTATCATGCGGCGCCATATATTAAAGGAGAAGAAGCTATTTTGGCAAAATCATCCGGAACGGTAACGTCCATTATAAAACAATCATTAAGTAATTTAACCCAAACAACAACTGTTATTGAAGATATAGGCAGCGTCAGTAAATATAAAATCAGAGATTCCCTCTTGATGTGTACGACATCAGATAATTTTTTTGCGCTTAATTTAACGAACAATAAAATTGTTTATGAAGTTATGATGCCAAAAAAATACACGGCCTACTACAATACAACACAACAACAATATTTACGGAAGCCCAGGGCACTGAGCACTAATGTTGATGAAAAAACTCTGGCTGACGATTACATTTACGATATGGATCTATGGCCAGGCACCTCTCAGTTGGTTTGCCTTACCATGAAAGGCATCAAGTTTGTTGACATGCCGAAAAAAACACTAGTAAAAACAAGTGAAGGCATTTTTACCAATCTGAAGTTTTCTTCTGAAGGTCGTCGTCTTATAACTAACGGATTTACCTCTTACAAAGCATTGCGCGTGTACCGACCCGATAATATGCAAATCATTTCGGAGCGTGCCGCCATGGACAATCCTATTTACTTTGCGGATGTTAGTCCGAATAAACGTTGGCTATACACAAAAGGATTAAGCACCGCCTATCTCTGGGACTTAAACAATTTCAGTAAATATGCTGAGATAAAAGACATCAGTAACAACGACACATCATCGGTGTATAATTTGTTTTTCTTAAACGACTCGGAAATTGTTGTCAATTCAGGAAGGGCCTATCCAAATTTTAATCTCAACATCTACAATATTGCGAAGAAAAAATATACACGGACTATCAAAAAAAACATCACCGCTTCCACAAGCGGATTTAAAAACGGAGAATTCTATTATGCAGATTTTACCTCTTTGCACATTATTAATTTAAAAACAATGGCGGAAGAAAAGTATGAGGGAATGTTTTCACTGGCCGCCAACAATCTTTACAAAATCATTTCGTTTACAAAAGACTTGGTCTTCGTTCCCGGCGCAGGGAATTACAAAATCATTAATCGCAAAACAAAGGCTACTGAATTTGAAAGCCAGACCTGGTCGATGACGGCGCCGGTTATTATAAGTCCGGATAATAAATCCATTTATACCTCAGCCCAAATTAATAAAAAGAAAAACTTCAATGGTTACGAAAGCGAAGTGCCCACCAATGCTATTGTGAAAATAGACATGGTTAGTAAAAAAATCGTTCGTGACTACGCGGAGTCATATTATCCATATGATTTTCTTTTAAAAGAAGACGGTAAAAAAATTGGGATTTGGTATATCAAATACGACATTGCCAATTACAACAGTGAGTATAAAGAAACGGTTTACTCCGAATACGAAACCGAAAGCGGAAAAGAGCTGTTTACAAAAACGCTTGCGAAAACTCCTGACATTATTCCTTTTCATACTACGAGTGAAAGCGGAAAGTATTTTGCTTTGAGTGATGCTCTTGGTAAACAATTTAAAATTTATAACAGCAATGCCGAAGAGGTGTATGATTTAAGTGAAAGCAATATTTTAATGCCAAAATGCTTTTTTATTGAAGAACAAGATAAAGTAATTGTAACCGGAATGTCAACCTCCCTGGCAACATTCATTGATCTTAAAAACAAAAAAGTAATCGGACAAATTGCAAACGCATTAAATGATAATTACTTTATAATAACTCCGGAATTACACTACATGGGCTCTAAAGATTTTATTAAAAACATGCGCTTTAAATATAAAAGTGAAATGTTCAGCTTTGAACAGTTCGACGCTTACTTAAATCAACCGCATCAAGTACTTCGTTCCTTCGGATGCAACGACAGTGCTTTAATTAAGGCTTATGAAACAGCATATACCAAGCGCATGAAAGTTTTAGGGATTGCTCCCGGAAGTAAAATTAATTTCACCGCACATCCGGATTTTCAATACATAAATCTTAACGAAGAGAGTGCCGGTAAAATTAATTTTTCAGTGAGTTTAAACAAAGGGCAAGGCAAGTTGAAACAAATTACCGTACTCAATAATGGTACGCAGGTGTATACTGAAAGTATCAATGAGTCCTCGGCATCTCACTATGAAAAAACAATTTCATTAGAAACAGCCTCCGGCATCAATCGATTTGAATTTATTGCCCGCGATGAAAATGGATTGGAAAGTCCACGTACAGTAAGACTCTATAATAATACCAAAGAAGTGAAACCAAATCTTTACATGGTTGTGGTGGCTTCCGAAAAATTTAAGAATACCGATTTTGATTTGTCTTACGCCGTGAAAGATGCCAGCGATATGGCCAACATGATGAGTAATTCCAAGTCGTTTGGTAAAATAGAAATCAAAAAACTTTTTAATCAGTCTTTTACTACCGATTCTGTGAAGCAATTAAAAACATTTTTCGATAAAGCCAACATTAATGATGTGGTGATGGTGTTTTTTGCGGGACATGGTTATTTAGACGAAGATTTCAGCTATTACTTTCCTACTTATTATACTGACTTTTCTGATCCGAAAATTAATTCGGTTGCCTTCAAAGAATTTGAAAAACTGTTTACACAAATGAAGCCTATTCGTAAATTAATGTTTATTGATGCGTGCTTTAGTGGTGAGGTGGATGAAGATATTTATAATGAAGACGGTGGAGAACAAAAGAAAAATAAAGATGGTCGTGATGTTAGGATAGCAGGCAAAGCTTTTACGCAAACAACGGCCATGGAAATGTCGAAAGCCATTTTCTCTGATTTAAGGCAGAATTCCGGAGCAACCATTATTTCATCGGCAGGCGGAACAGAAGCGGCATTTGAAGGTGAGAAATGGAAAAATGGCTTGTTTACACATTGTGTACTAGAAGGCTTGAGTAATTTCAAAGCTGATAATAATCACGATAAAAAAATTACATTAAGTGAGTTACAGAAATTTGTGGCTGAGGAAGTAAACAATCTATCGGGCGGAAAACAAACCCCCACTTACCGTATGGAGAACACGGTTTTAGATTACCAGTTATGGTAA